The following are from one region of the Flavimobilis soli genome:
- a CDS encoding FliI/YscN family ATPase — MTWTSTLDVARPELVGRVRQAVGLSVEVEGLDLAIGDLVQLGDGPVGSGTHVPAEVVAATVGAARCMPLAPPHGLRAGLEARATGGSLRVPVGPGLLGRVLDGLGQPIDGKGPLRDVTYVDIAGRAPHPLARQRVANPLNLGVRTLDTLTTVGCGQRIGLFAGSGVGKSTLLSMIARGTDAQISVISLVGERGREVREFLEDDLGPEGLARSVVVVATSDQPALVRKRSAFVATRIAEHLRDGGADVVLMMDSLTRVAMAQREIGLSVGEPPATRGYPPSVFSLLAELLERAGTGATGSVTGIYTVLVDGDDHNEPIADQARSILDGHVVLDRKLATAGHFPSIDALGSISRVASRVTTREQRADATELRRVMAARRSVQDLVDVGAYVAGSNPLVDAALASAQEIDAFLQQGVDEEAPAAESWARLHELVSRFGTREAA, encoded by the coding sequence ATGACGTGGACCTCGACGCTCGACGTCGCGCGCCCCGAGCTCGTGGGACGCGTGCGCCAGGCTGTCGGTCTCTCCGTCGAGGTGGAGGGGCTCGACCTCGCCATCGGCGACCTCGTCCAGCTCGGCGACGGCCCGGTCGGCTCGGGCACCCACGTGCCCGCCGAGGTCGTCGCCGCGACCGTCGGCGCTGCCCGCTGCATGCCGCTCGCGCCCCCGCACGGTCTGCGCGCCGGCCTCGAGGCGCGCGCGACCGGCGGGTCGCTGCGCGTGCCCGTCGGCCCCGGCCTGCTCGGCCGCGTCCTCGACGGTCTCGGGCAGCCCATCGACGGCAAGGGTCCGCTGCGCGACGTCACGTACGTCGACATCGCCGGCCGCGCCCCGCACCCGCTCGCGCGCCAGCGCGTCGCCAACCCCCTCAACCTCGGCGTGCGCACGCTCGACACGCTCACGACCGTCGGCTGCGGCCAGCGCATCGGCCTCTTCGCGGGCTCCGGCGTCGGCAAGTCGACGCTCCTGTCGATGATCGCGCGCGGCACGGACGCGCAGATCTCGGTCATCTCGCTCGTCGGCGAGCGTGGCCGCGAGGTCCGCGAGTTCCTCGAGGACGACCTCGGCCCGGAGGGCCTCGCCCGCTCGGTCGTCGTCGTCGCGACGTCGGACCAGCCGGCGCTCGTGCGCAAGCGTTCCGCGTTCGTCGCGACCCGCATCGCGGAGCACCTGCGCGACGGCGGCGCGGACGTCGTCCTGATGATGGACTCGCTCACGCGTGTCGCGATGGCCCAGCGCGAGATCGGCCTGTCGGTCGGCGAGCCGCCCGCGACGCGTGGCTACCCGCCGAGCGTGTTCTCGCTGCTCGCCGAGCTGCTCGAGCGCGCTGGTACCGGCGCGACCGGCTCGGTGACGGGGATCTACACCGTCCTCGTCGACGGCGACGACCACAACGAGCCGATCGCCGACCAGGCGCGCTCGATCCTCGACGGTCACGTCGTGCTCGACCGCAAGCTCGCGACCGCGGGGCACTTCCCGTCGATCGACGCGCTCGGCTCCATCTCCCGTGTCGCGTCGCGCGTCACGACGCGCGAGCAGCGTGCGGACGCGACCGAGCTGCGTCGCGTCATGGCGGCGCGCCGCTCGGTCCAGGACCTGGTCGACGTCGGCGCGTACGTCGCGGGTTCGAACCCGCTCGTCGACGCGGCTCTCGCGAGCGCTCAGGAGATCGACGCGTTCCTCCAGCAGGGCGTCGACGAAGAGGCGCCTGCGGCCGAGTCGTGGGCTCGCCTGCACGAGCTCGTCAGTCGCTTCGGGACGAGGGAGGCAGCCTGA
- a CDS encoding flagellar export protein FliJ — MADKFRLAGLLRFRKLQEDQAAAELGRANGETARARMHARKAAEALGSHKLPDAVDVTAWQAALAGRAALRTDVDVATALVARAARTAQEREAEWKAARARSLPLEKLEERHAERVAQAELAADQVVIDEAASRVRAPEDVAASTTGEEER; from the coding sequence ATGGCGGACAAGTTCCGGCTAGCGGGCCTCTTGCGGTTCCGCAAGCTCCAGGAGGACCAGGCGGCGGCCGAGCTCGGCCGGGCGAACGGCGAGACGGCGCGTGCGCGCATGCACGCCCGCAAGGCCGCCGAGGCGCTCGGGTCGCACAAGCTGCCCGACGCGGTGGACGTCACGGCGTGGCAGGCGGCCCTCGCGGGTCGTGCCGCGCTGCGTACGGACGTCGACGTCGCGACCGCCCTCGTCGCGCGTGCCGCGCGCACCGCGCAGGAGCGCGAGGCGGAGTGGAAGGCCGCGCGTGCGCGGTCGCTGCCGCTCGAGAAGCTCGAGGAGCGCCACGCCGAGCGTGTCGCCCAGGCGGAGCTCGCGGCGGACCAGGTCGTGATCGACGAGGCGGCGAGCCGGGTGCGTGCGCCCGAGGACGTCGCGGCGTCGACGACGGGGGAGGAGGAGCGATGA
- a CDS encoding C40 family peptidase, translated as MSIDSVLSRVSAIQSLMSSLGGQVAGGYLGASALGATGVARSDGSATSSSVASTSTATSEQFAQALAAAGLTGTTGVQDAASPTSTGPTAQSLVSAAEKYRGVPYVWGGESRSGMDCSGLVQRALADLGVDAPRTAREQMTIGTSVASLDEALPGDLVVFDGGSHIGIYVGDNRMIHAPRPGKVVQEADVYEKPTAIRRVLPQAAAAATSQSAVATALMSALTTVGATNGTPSTSVATSTEALTSSVASADVQRLALQMLTGSAA; from the coding sequence ATGAGCATCGACTCCGTCCTCAGCCGCGTGTCCGCGATCCAGTCCCTCATGAGCTCGCTCGGTGGCCAGGTCGCCGGTGGCTACCTCGGCGCGTCCGCCCTGGGCGCGACGGGTGTGGCTAGGTCTGACGGCTCGGCGACGTCGAGCTCGGTCGCGTCGACCTCGACCGCGACGTCGGAGCAGTTCGCCCAGGCGCTCGCTGCCGCGGGCCTGACGGGCACGACCGGCGTCCAGGACGCCGCGTCGCCGACCTCGACGGGCCCGACCGCTCAGAGTCTGGTCTCCGCTGCCGAAAAGTATCGTGGCGTCCCGTATGTCTGGGGTGGCGAGTCTCGGTCCGGCATGGACTGCTCGGGCCTCGTGCAGCGGGCGCTAGCTGATCTCGGCGTCGATGCTCCGCGCACGGCGCGCGAGCAGATGACGATCGGCACCTCCGTCGCGTCGCTCGACGAGGCGCTCCCGGGCGATCTCGTCGTGTTCGACGGTGGCTCGCACATCGGCATCTACGTCGGTGACAACCGCATGATCCATGCGCCGAGGCCGGGCAAGGTCGTCCAGGAGGCAGACGTGTACGAGAAGCCCACAGCGATCCGTCGCGTCCTGCCGCAGGCCGCGGCCGCCGCCACGAGCCAGAGCGCCGTCGCGACCGCGCTCATGTCCGCGCTCACCACGGTGGGAGCGACCAACGGCACGCCGAGCACGAGCGTCGCCACGAGCACGGAAGCGCTGACCAGCTCGGTCGCGTCCGCCGACGTGCAGCGCCTCGCGCTGCAGATGCTGACAGGGAGTGCCGCATGA
- a CDS encoding flagellar hook-length control protein FliK, producing MTLQISVADLKAARPAVATSSQPGTRTDDAFARTLDRATQDRQSSKDAVGARRDDRAQADRALADRAQLARTQERAQADKARAERARSTRADAARADAARAGAARDGSRTERPTASRDDVRPHVGDDAAATDGTTSPVAGEQAPAAPVVDAEVPTAPAAALPVPAETAEQPVAETDVEAPVAEAAPAAPTDQPAPAVAAAAAPAVAAPVADEAPASVADGARAQAAFQRSAALGAAAAQPAEPAAPVAQGAAPQRAEASVPQQLAVATAQVDAAAAAPVVAAMRPAGAEQSTGRALPEGFTPVGAASAASPTTQTAPATPAAAPAAPARTEAPPLAEQLRAPLARLRALPAGDHLLTLKVDPKSLGPVEVRAHIGADGVRIELVGGTDAAREQLRGILPELRRDLAATGMQAQLDLGSGKSDGQAAQQGSGLDADGGNGSARPQAARGEGRGPATEAAPATAPRPDILPTDERSGVDVLA from the coding sequence ATGACCCTCCAGATCTCTGTCGCGGACCTCAAGGCCGCCAGGCCTGCGGTCGCGACGTCGTCGCAGCCCGGCACGCGGACGGACGACGCGTTCGCGCGGACGCTCGACCGTGCGACCCAGGACCGCCAGTCCTCGAAGGACGCCGTCGGTGCTCGGCGCGACGACCGCGCCCAGGCCGACCGCGCGCTCGCAGACCGTGCACAGCTCGCTCGTACGCAGGAGCGTGCGCAGGCCGACAAGGCCCGCGCCGAGCGCGCACGGTCGACACGGGCCGACGCCGCCCGCGCCGACGCCGCCCGCGCCGGTGCGGCCCGTGACGGTTCGCGGACCGAGCGTCCCACGGCGTCGCGCGACGACGTCCGCCCGCACGTCGGGGACGACGCCGCGGCCACGGACGGGACGACCTCGCCGGTCGCGGGGGAGCAGGCTCCGGCCGCTCCCGTCGTGGACGCCGAGGTTCCCACCGCCCCGGCCGCCGCGCTCCCGGTCCCTGCCGAGACCGCTGAGCAGCCGGTCGCCGAGACCGACGTCGAGGCGCCCGTCGCCGAGGCGGCACCTGCGGCTCCCACGGACCAGCCGGCCCCGGCGGTCGCCGCCGCGGCCGCGCCGGCCGTCGCGGCCCCCGTGGCCGACGAGGCGCCGGCTTCCGTCGCGGACGGCGCACGTGCGCAGGCCGCGTTCCAGCGCAGCGCTGCTCTCGGCGCCGCCGCCGCGCAGCCCGCCGAGCCGGCCGCACCGGTCGCGCAGGGTGCTGCGCCGCAGCGCGCCGAGGCGAGCGTGCCGCAGCAGCTCGCCGTGGCGACCGCGCAGGTCGACGCCGCAGCAGCAGCCCCGGTGGTCGCCGCGATGCGCCCGGCGGGTGCCGAGCAGTCGACCGGCCGCGCTCTGCCCGAGGGCTTCACGCCCGTCGGCGCGGCCTCCGCGGCGAGCCCGACGACGCAGACCGCCCCGGCCACCCCGGCGGCTGCTCCCGCAGCCCCGGCCCGCACCGAGGCGCCGCCGCTCGCCGAGCAGCTCCGGGCCCCGCTCGCACGCTTGCGCGCGCTCCCGGCGGGCGACCACCTGCTCACCCTCAAGGTCGACCCGAAGTCGCTCGGCCCGGTCGAGGTCCGGGCGCACATCGGCGCCGACGGGGTCCGCATCGAGCTCGTCGGCGGGACCGACGCGGCGCGCGAGCAGCTCCGCGGGATCCTGCCCGAGCTGCGCCGCGACCTCGCCGCGACCGGCATGCAGGCCCAGCTCGACCTCGGCTCGGGCAAGTCGGACGGTCAGGCGGCCCAGCAGGGCAGCGGGCTCGACGCCGACGGCGGCAACGGCTCGGCCCGCCCGCAGGCCGCACGCGGTGAGGGCCGCGGCCCCGCGACCGAGGCGGCGCCTGCGACGGCACCGCGCCCCGACATCCTTCCCACGGACGAGCGCTCCGGCGTCGACGTCCTCGCCTGA
- a CDS encoding flagellar hook capping FlgD N-terminal domain-containing protein translates to MSISTEGVGGGYTSIHAGNQVSQAKQTLDGETFLNLLVAQLRYQDPSSPMDTTEMMAQTTQLASMEKLTSIADATLETFALQMRATAAEFVGKDVSYTAADGSTVNGRVSSVSFAGAVPELLVDGVKVSLDSVSGILGAPAEEPAPTTTTDSSAS, encoded by the coding sequence ATGTCAATCAGCACCGAGGGTGTCGGCGGCGGCTACACGTCGATCCACGCCGGGAACCAGGTCTCCCAGGCCAAGCAGACGCTCGACGGCGAGACGTTCCTCAACCTGCTCGTCGCGCAGCTGCGCTACCAGGACCCGAGCTCGCCCATGGACACGACCGAGATGATGGCCCAGACCACCCAGCTCGCGTCCATGGAGAAGCTCACGTCGATCGCCGACGCGACGCTCGAGACGTTCGCGCTGCAGATGCGCGCGACGGCCGCCGAGTTCGTCGGCAAGGACGTCTCCTACACCGCCGCCGACGGCTCGACCGTCAACGGGCGCGTCTCGAGCGTCTCCTTCGCGGGAGCCGTCCCCGAGCTCCTCGTCGACGGCGTGAAGGTCAGCCTCGACTCCGTCTCCGGGATCCTCGGCGCACCTGCCGAGGAGCCCGCCCCCACGACCACCACCGACTCCTCCGCGTCCTAG
- a CDS encoding flagellar hook protein FlgE: MLRSLFSGISGLRSHQTMLDVTGNNIANVNTTGFKASQTQFQDTLSQVLTNAGAPTATAGGTNPAQVGLGVKVSAISTNFQQGAAQTTNRSTDVMISGDGFFAVKSGAQTFYTRNGSFDFDAQGRLVTSEGAFVQGWAADASGNIDTAGILSNLTLPMTTLVGAQPTTNIKFGGNLPSDAAVGTTLVRDVEVFDSLGNAGTVSLTFTRTATGWGVQGSDGTNTVNGAEMQFDASGVLTAGGTITVGSRTIDLATVTGYAALTTVEAISKDGSQAGALQSFQINADGTIIGAFSNGTKQPVGRIAIATFANPVGLQKAGGSMYETSVNSGDAAVGVAGEGGRGGLIGGALEMSNVDLSQEFTNLIIAQRGFQANSRVITTSDELLQELVNLKR; the protein is encoded by the coding sequence ATGCTTCGCTCGCTGTTCTCCGGCATCTCCGGGCTCCGCTCGCACCAGACGATGCTCGACGTCACCGGCAACAACATCGCCAACGTCAACACGACCGGCTTCAAGGCCTCGCAGACCCAGTTCCAGGACACGCTCAGCCAGGTCCTGACGAACGCGGGTGCACCGACCGCCACCGCCGGTGGCACGAACCCGGCCCAGGTCGGTCTCGGCGTCAAGGTCTCCGCGATCTCGACGAACTTCCAGCAGGGCGCCGCCCAGACGACGAACCGCTCGACGGACGTCATGATCTCGGGCGACGGCTTCTTCGCGGTCAAGAGCGGTGCGCAGACGTTCTACACGCGCAACGGCTCGTTCGACTTCGACGCGCAGGGCCGCCTGGTCACGTCGGAGGGCGCGTTCGTCCAGGGTTGGGCGGCCGACGCGTCGGGCAACATCGACACCGCGGGCATCCTGAGCAACCTGACGCTCCCGATGACGACGCTCGTCGGCGCGCAGCCGACGACCAACATCAAGTTCGGCGGCAACCTGCCCTCCGACGCAGCCGTCGGCACGACGCTCGTGCGCGACGTCGAGGTGTTCGACAGCCTCGGCAACGCGGGCACGGTCTCGCTCACGTTCACGCGCACCGCGACCGGCTGGGGCGTGCAGGGCTCGGACGGCACGAACACGGTCAACGGCGCAGAGATGCAGTTCGACGCGTCGGGCGTGCTCACCGCCGGCGGCACGATCACGGTCGGCAGCCGCACGATCGACCTCGCGACGGTCACGGGCTACGCGGCGCTGACAACCGTCGAGGCGATCAGCAAGGACGGTTCTCAGGCGGGCGCGCTCCAGTCGTTCCAGATCAACGCGGACGGCACGATCATCGGTGCGTTCTCGAACGGCACGAAGCAGCCGGTCGGCCGCATCGCGATCGCGACGTTCGCGAACCCGGTGGGTCTGCAGAAGGCGGGTGGCTCGATGTACGAGACGTCGGTCAACTCGGGTGACGCGGCGGTCGGCGTGGCGGGCGAGGGTGGTCGCGGCGGCCTCATCGGCGGCGCGCTCGAGATGTCGAACGTGGACCTCTCGCAGGAGTTCACGAACCTGATCATCGCCCAGCGCGGCTTCCAGGCGAACTCGCGAGTGATCACCACGAGCGACGAGCTGCTCCAGGAGCTCGTGAACCTCAAGCGCTGA